Sequence from the Camelus dromedarius isolate mCamDro1 chromosome 12, mCamDro1.pat, whole genome shotgun sequence genome:
tctaaaaatgaataagtaaacctaattacctaccccccctacacacacacacaaaagtaaaggGATTCTGTCTCTCACTTCACAAAAATTTAATCATCCTTTGCTaagatagaaaagaaacatgtaaaTTTATTCTCTGAAAACGGATTACTCGTCACTGATTCCAATCAAGATCAATATAACTTTCCTGCTGCTTATCCACTGTTGTTCTAGTTCAGTTAAATACCAAGTAAGTGACAATCTGTAGGAGAAGACAGTTTATTTGTGACTATGTAAAACAATGTTGGTTATCACCACTTTTCTAAACGTTAACCAGAAAAAAAGGGTTATATTAATTCATCATCGTAAGTTTGAAACCGTATAACCATTTCAAATTACTTCAGTGAAGTAATATAAAATTGTTCTCCAGTTTTCATTTTACCTTCACAAAACAGCAATAATTTCTTCTTTCGATATTTTTCTCACAATATTTGGAATTTCATTCAGACACAGAGCATAGAACAGAAAACAGGTGTTATAAGTAATTTAAGCAAAACTGATGATAGGAGAGCTGAAAGAATAGAtaaatataatgtaataaaattttcaaattagaTTCTTGTATCAATGAGGCTGTCATAATAAATATAACAGTGATTAGAGGAAAATTTAATCCTCCCTACTATACACAACAAACTAGGTTTAATTATTTGTATGTATAGATTATACTTAAAAATTAGAGTTAGTTTAAAGCAACATTCAAGTCCAAGGAAAGCAGTTAACTCTGAATTCTTATAACAAACCTACTCAATTATTTTATAGGGGATTCTAGGGGGTCCTGATACCGACAACTGAGATTAAAAACCTGGGTCGAGCTGCCATATGAATTTATTATATTTAGGCTGATTGGTAGGTGAGAAACAGGAAGCAGAAACATATAAAATGAACGAATTACCTTTTTGTTCTCAGCCCTCACACAAGCCAGCCTCTTGTAATTCCTTTCATCCTTGACACTGAAACTCTTTTCCAGAATAATTCAGAATAGTAGCTACAACTCATGCAAAGTTTCATTCCTTCAATCACCTAACAAGATATTTCGTACACAGATGACATAAATAGTAGCTCAGAATATTTGTAGAATCACTGAGCCTTGAACATTCATGTTCTTTACTCTGAGGTAAGATCtgtgtctttctcttctttttctattaaaagcTTCCCTATCCTTCAAGGCCAAAGACAAGATGCATGGAGTTATCAGGCAAGACCTCTAATGTCCACAAATGGCTCTGAGCAATGTCTCCTTGCCAGCTCTGTTGGGATACTTACTAACATCACTGGCTTATGAGGATCTTGAAAGTGAGAATGTATCTTTTCCTCTCATCTAATTTActaaatttgaaatataaaatagtgtATTTAACATTTACCACCTATTAGTTatcagggaagaaagaacaacagAACTAGAATTTACTACAAATATACAATGAGCCTGGTGtgttgcttactttttttttttttttttttttttgctctacaAACCATTGTATGGACTAAATCattttatattacttttgtaGATAAAGACCAAGTCAGAACAATCAGTCTTCTCTGATTTATTCAGTCAGAGCCAGATACAGTCTCCTGATCTAAAACTCATATCTTTTCCATTGCAAATGGGCTCTGTTTTTCAAAatctaaagtgatttttaaaatgaactctGGATACATGTTTCATTCAAAATCAGAAAAGTGTTCTGGAATAACTGAAATAACTATTTACCAGTACCTGCCTTCAATATGgaaacaatttcattttcattattttgctgACTGTATCTTTGACATCCTTATTTCTCAGACTGTAGATCAGGGGATTCAACATGGGGATGACCACAGTGTAAAAGACAGACGCCACTTTGACTGTGTGCCTGGAGTTTTTGGAGTTGGGCACACAGTAGAGGAAGAGGATGGTGCCGTGGAAGATGGTGATAGCCGTCAGGTGGGAGGCACAGGTGGAGAAGACTTTGTGGTGCCCACCAGCTGAATGCATCTTCAGGGTGGTGGCAACAATGAACACATAAGACGTGAGAATGATGAGCAGTGTAATCACCTCGTTAAAGGTGGCAACAGTGAAAAGAAGCAACTGGCTGAGATACGGATCAGAACAagagagggagagcagggaggagagctCACAGAAGAAGTGATTGATTGTGTTGAAACCTCGAAAAGATAATCTGATAGCAGAACATGTGAGTGTCAAGGAGCAGGCCACTCCCCAGGCATATGATACCGCCACCAGCATGGCGCAGAGCTTCTGGGACATGGCGACCGTGTAGAGCAGAGGGTTGCAAATGGCCACgaagcggtcataggccatcacaGCAAATAGAATTAATTCAGTCACCACAAAggtgcaaaagaaaaagaattgccCCATACATCCTGAAAATGAAATGGTTCTGTCTTCTGCAAGTAGGTTCACCAGCATCTTGGGAGCAATGATGGAGGAATAGCAGAAATCCACAAAAGAGAGGTGGCTGAGAAaaaagtacatgggggtgtgcaGTTTGGGGTTAATTTTGATGATCACAATCATGCCGAGATTCCCTACCACACTGAAGCTGTAGATGGCCAGAAATACCAAGAAGAGGGGGACCTGCAGTTCTGGGTAATCTGAGAAACCCAAGAGGGTGAACGTGGTCCCAGCAGTTACATTTCTTTTGGCCAGAAACATGTTTCCTGATGGTAGGACCTGAAAATCAGTCTTGGAAATAATATATTACGGAGAGTGACTGACACACGAAGCATGCTTACCTATGCTCCGTTTAGAAGGGATATAAAGTGAGATAAAATAAACCCATGTTATAATCCTTGTAGGTGTTCAGCGTCGAAGGCTGGAATATCTAAAGTTTCAGGAAAGAATTGCTAGTTAATTTTACTTTCTCAACATTATACAAATGCTGCTCCTGTGCTGAAATACAATGTTAAAGGCATACAAATGTAATAATTATGAGCTTGAGCAATTTAAATGGCAACCTGTAATCAAACCCTCATGTAAGACATTCTCATCTCACTGAACCTCATGAATTCTGCGAAATGAAATTACTTTCAGTAAGTCCTAAGTTACTAATGTAAAGTGGAAGCATCTGAAATAACTTCTATAATCATAACTAACTTCTATATAAAATATGTGCATATTAGTGACATAAAGAAAGAGTAATCTGTACACTTACTTCTACCCGTATTTTATCAGTTTAGCACTTTAACTGTCATACTTCTTTTTGGTTGAATAGGCCAGATAGCAAAGTAAACAttggtttatatatttaaataaataatctcTATTGAACTGCTTTTTTCTACAGATGAGCAAAGAGAAATCTGAAGAAGCCATGACTTGCCCAATAACGTAGATACTGGGTGATCAGCCGACAACTAGAACCGAGATTCCTTCATTCCCAGTCATGTACCCTTCTCTCCACACCAGGCTCCGATCCACAGTACAGATTGAGACATTAGCATTTTTACTTTGTAAAGATCACATTTTCAGCCTTCGTTTTGCTAATTCTTTTGGCCACTTTAAAGACACACTTTATACtatgaaactatgaaaattactGCATCGAATGCGTTGAGGGGCACAGAGATGTTCTGAAGGTCTGTGTCAAGATGAAGCATAGAGAATGGATGTTAGAAAAACACCCCTGTTGAGGAATAAGTTTGGTTAAAACCCTTAAACACTGACACTTGCTTTTTCTAggcccttctcttttctttccttaagaCACCCAGAATACTCAATCTGTGCCTCTATTACCTGTCAAAAGAATGAATGGAATTAAGATTCTCCACACTCTGAAGACATTTATGATACAGGAGTTCTTACTACAGAGAGAATGGTGGGACTTTTCAAACGGGTGCCTAGACAGGAAGCACAGGAACATCTGACTGTCACACAGATAATGAATTTTTGctataagtatatcccaaatattatacggagacactgataccaaaaaaaaattattcattgcttATCAGGAGttcaaattaaacttaaaattctgtatttttgtttgctcaATCTGGCAACTCTATATCTGGAAGAATTCAGAATGTTACGGTGAACAACATACCCCACTTGGAACTTTCCGTTAGTCCTGTAAGTCACACATTCAAGGAAATCTTTCAGTCATAAAACCTTCCTTTATAATGAAGACTTCTTTCTCAGGCTGATATTTCTGGTAATGTCCTCTCTGTTTCTACAACCCTAGAACCAGACAGTTTTCACCATTCCATCTCTAAAAGGTGATGGTCCTATACAACACTGAGCATCCTTGATGGCCCTATGTGTTCAGATACCCAAGAATTTAAGGATCAATCAGAAGGCAGTACTTCCTAGTCAGCTCTCAATATTATAAAAATCTTTATCAGTGATATTTTTCAGAGTCTCTCAACCTCAATACCTTGTGCTGGATTATTCTTTTTATGGGGAACTAACCACTCAGGGCATCTTACCATGtatagcagcatctctggcctctgtcCACTAGATGGCAGTACCACCCTCACCCCTCGTCCCTCCATTGTGACAATCAAGTGTCTCAGGAAATTGTCAAATGTCCCTGTGGGGGAGGCAGGTCAATAAATACATGTAGTTGAGAGCTACGGTCTTATTTACTTGATTCTGGAgggttttaaagtttcttctgtctgacttaaaactgtttcttatttccCAAACGATGCTATTAAATGAACTAAACAATTTGCATTATCCTTGAATCTGGGAAACATGGTGTCTAAAAAGCTTCTAATAATCtcttcccttttattcttttcgCTCTTGTGAGCCCATATTTTTCCCCATGCTTTGAAATCTTATTTAGAGCTCATCCTGTTAATTCTATTTCTCCAGAAggttcattttattccttttaactcaattttatttaaatacctGCCTATTGTCCAAAATTTTCCAGATGCAGAAAGACATACACCTGAGAACTCTCAGGGtccttctgcccccacccccacccccaggaaacACTTGTTGAGGACACAGCCATGAAGGAGCTTAGCTAAGTCAGGCCCTTTCTACAAAACTGTAGAAAGTGTGGGCTTCCTCTTCTAAAGACTTAATGTTTGCAGTGGCTCAAAATTTGCCCAAAGTGATTTTTCTCATGACACAATGACTGAGCCCAAGGTATCTTCTAGATAGCTTACACGATAAAgaacatgtatattttttcagacaaaaaaaacaaacctgctgGTGGAAAAGGTAGCCCCTCTCTGGCCTCTGGAGGGCTCGCTGGTTTGAGGGAGAGGCTGAATTCGTATTTATGTCTATTTCCACTCCCACTGGCTTCAGGACCCTAGAGAAAATTGCCTGCCTTCTTCAAAGGCCTCAAAACaagcaattaaaattaataattgttCTCTGATGTAATCCAGTTTTCTTggaaaatctgaatgaaagcaAATAGCAACCTTAGAAACATTTTATATGAACATTAATAAAAGTTCAAACGCCTCCTTCTCTCCATGCTCCGTGATCATTGCCATAGACACCAACATTTTTTGTATAATGCAAGTCAGGGCAGAAATTATCTTTATTACACAGCTGAATTTTTTGGTATATTGTTTATTCTGTCTGAATTGCTTTTTAGATTTATtgagtataattgacaaataaaaattatatgtatttaaggtgtacaatttgatgttctgatatacatatacattgtgacataatcaccacaatcaagctacttaacatccatcacttcacatgttacctttttcttttcatttgtttttgttttctgttgaggACACTTAAGTTCTACCCTCTTAGCAAGTTTCACGAACCCAATACAGTGTTGTTATAGTGACACTGTTGTACATTGATGTTCAGAATTTATTCATTCTGTGTAACTGAAACTTTCTACCCCTTGACCAATGTCTCTccattccccctcctcccagccccgacaatcaccattctgctttctgtttctaagagTCTGACAGTTTTAGATTGCACATGCTAGTGAGATCatgcagaatttcttttttaacaactATTTCTTAAGTTTCTACTATGCTCTTGACCTCTGTAAGGCATAACTGCTCCTGGTTACACTAACCACACTGAAGAGTGGGAAGATCCTGCCCTCAGGACCTCAGCTACTTTGTCATGGTCCCACCACGGGTGTTACTGGCAAAGCATCTCATCATGTATGTCGATGATAGGACCACAAAGGCGAATTTGGTCCCCAGAAGCAGCTACATCTGGCTAGAACTGGTATATTAGAGTTTCTAAAATTATTGCAAACATTCTGGATACCTGATAAGCAAATACATTGTATAATGTTCATAACATGAGCTCATCTTTACATCCACTTTATTATAAAGCTTTCATCCAGGGCTCTGTAGCCCCTAAAACATCACATTTCCACAAAACTATTCATTCTGTCTTCTCTATCATCACTGACATTTCTTTAGAtcatatttttttgttattttacacTTGCACTGTTCTGTAAGCTCCAAAATGGCCTTTAAGTCTATAGATTCACCCTCTTATATCTGCTACACTGTCACTAAAATAACTCTTTACATGGTAAATCAGCCTTCCTTTAGATACATGCTTGAATATGTATAAAATACGCCTAGAAGTATATATGTATTAGGTATTTTTcacagggaagagggaagagaagtaGATCATGGGAATATATCCcccattacaaaaataaatacgtTAAATAAGTATAagctaaattaaaataaatacatgaaagcTACAATGACCAAGTCAGTCTCCAGATTGTAAATGCGAACAACTCACAGACACTGACAGGTGCATTACCCACTTTCTAAAAGTATCCTCCAAGGCTTTCTCTGCTAGACTTATCTATCTCCACTCTCTGTACAAATTTCATCCTCTAAATATCACTGTTTCCATATGTATATCTGTATTTACATCTCTTTCTATTAATGGAGATATGCTACCTCACAGATCTGCACACTGATGCAAGATCTCATCAGCCTTGTTTCCTCTGCTCACAGAACACTGCTGAGGCATGAGCCCTTCCATTAGACTTTTTCTGCCTCCTCCAGATCAAAGTCATTCTTCTTTGAAAGTCATAATTTCTATgaatcatctttttttaaaattactgcttGAGCCACAGTGGGATGTGGTTATCACTTTTTCTTGCTGATTTGTGTGCTtggaaaatatcattttatttgatCAAGATGGAAAGCACAGAAAGGGTTTAACACTTTATCTGCGTCTCCGTGGCAGTAACATACGCCTCTCCCTCACCCACTTCGGAAATTCTGAGTTACCTTTTCCATTCTGTCTCATCACCAAAGTCACCAACTGCAAAGATAATTCATTTTTGATGCCAAACATTCCTTTTGGAACAAGCTTCCCAGAAAAGTATCATCTTAGTTATGGAAACAAACTTGAGTCTGATTGCCCACGTGCAGAGAAGCCAACCTACTGAGAGGGTTGCGATGAGGGAaggtgcagcatttattgcaTTTTAAGATCCCTACACAAGGAGAAAGGGTGACTCATGCTCtaaaaccctgaactccccaaagggtttcagaaaagcatttttaaaagccgGGGGAGAGAGCCAGTGTCCCGGGCCATGAGATCAGCTTGTGCAtgattctctgattggttgatggtgaggttaACAGGGCTGTGTCATAGGAGTTAATATTATCAACCTGTAGGCTCCAAGGGGCCTGGGAGCCATGTGCTTATGAAGTAGTTAACATCCTTCATTTGGTGGGGGGTTTTCACATGTGTAAAAtgactcaggaaatgtgcatctgACACTATTATCTTGGAGTTCCAGAGAGGACATAAAGCAGAGAGTATGAAGGAGGGGTCTcccctgggaaggccccacagggtcctgatCAGTTACAATCTTAGTTACTAAGACTGAAAGCAGCCAAGGAAAATATAAGAATTATTATTTCAGAAATTGAAGAGAAATGATTAGATCCATTTACATGAATTCCATGGAATTTTACTTAGGTAGATCTTAAAGGGTGACCACCACAGTCTGTTGCATTTGGTTTACAAACGTCACAAAGTTTGAATTGTGTCTGTTACCAGGGAGACTAGGTTCCTGTGCCatggcagaaagaattcagagaagagacatggaggtcaagaaaaCAGGATATGcctgtatgcacacacatgcacacagacacacatacatacacacatacacacacacatacacacacacacacacacacacacatacacagacagaGGACTAATGTACCAGGATTATTCCAAGCTACTTGCACATGACCTgttatttaattttcctaaaatttctgTGAAAGAATTATTATTAATGTCTCTATTTTTCAGATGTGATAATATATGAAGTTCTAAAAACACTGGACACTGCAATGatgacaaaaaataataaaggtggTGTGGGTACAGGTCAGCAGTAGagggcatgcatgaggtcccgggttcgatccccagcaccttcactaagtaatgatataaatgaataaaatttggaaaatagacaataaaggaaccaagaaataaacaataaagaggatctatatatatatgaaatctcATTCTGTGTATAAACTGGTAAAGATgtgtttttcattgtaaaataacaaatattcagCTTTGAAATGAGTCACCGTCCCCACAATGGatactaaaataaaatgtgattcttGCAAATTCTTCATTAAGCTCATGAAGGTTTTACAGCAAATTAAACAGGTGTGCTTTCATAATACACTAACCAGTTctacttaaaacattttagatTGAATAAAAGGAAAGTATTAGGCTGCACATTTTGAGATATATTCAATCCTAAACTTGTAAATTGAGGAAGCAAAGATAAGTGAGTCAAAAAAACCTCACTCGTAACTATTAACTTCTTGACTGTTCTCCCCTTTCCAACAGTGCAGCCCAGCAGTTCACCATTCCACCAGCCTCCACTTTTGGGCTTTGAGTTCTGCTAGAAAACTGTTCTCTAGGAAAGTATTGTGGAGTTCACCACTTTTCTGAGGGCTTCCTTCACGTCCTTGTTCCTCAGACTATAGATCAGGGGGTTCAGCATGGGAATCACCACAGTGTAGAACACCGTGGCCACTTTGTCAGCATCCCTACTGCTGCCAGAACCGGGGCGGCAATAAATGAAAAGGATTGTCCCATGAAAGACAATGATGGCTGCGAGGTGGGAGGCACAGGTGGAAAAGGCTTTAGACCTGCCCTCTGCAGAGGGCATCCTCAGGATGGTGATGAGAATAAACAAGTAGGAGGTGAGGATGATCACGATGGTGATGATCTCATTGAAAGTGGCCACAACGTATAGCAGCAATCGATTCACAGTGACGTCAGAGCAGGCAAGAGATAAAAGCGGGGGAAGATCACAGAAGAAGTGGTTAATCACATTTGATCTGTAGGATGGGATCTTAAGAGCTAAACCCAAGTGAATCAGAGAACACACAGTCCCACAGAGGTAGCAGCAAGACACCAGCTCCACACAGAGGCTTCGGGACATGGTCACCATGTACAGCAGAGGGTCACAGACGGCCACaaagcggtcataggccatcacaGCCAGCAGGATGACCTCGGTTACCACACACGTGCAGAACAAGTAGAATTGCACAGCACATCCCAGGAAGGAAATGGTTTTGTCGTCCCTGAAGATACTGTCTAGCATCTTTGGCACAATGACAGTGGAGTAACAGAAATCCACAAAGGACAAGTGGctgaggaaaaagtacatgggggtgtggagccGAGGGCTGACCTGAATCAGTGCGATCATGCCCAGGTTGCCCCAAACCGTGACTCCGTAGATGACGAGAAACACCAGGAAGAGGAAGACTCTCAAGTCAGGGGCATCTGAGAACCCGAGGAGAATGAACTCGGTCACGGTGGTGCAGTTTTCCTTCCCCATGTCTGCACTTTATTGGGGCTGGAAAAAATACATGTTATTCTCCATTATATCATCCCAAATCCAGTTGTGACTCTCTCCTAAAGAAGACATGAGAATAAGTGGaatagttaatttcttttttcagcaAAGAAATAAGATGTTGCTGGCACACAAATTCATAGACCTTACAGTTTAATTCTCAGGTCCTACAAAAGCATTCACTCTCATTAGAGCCCATGTGATTCCTTAAACTAGTTTTACATAATTTAGAGCTTGGAATTGAATCAGTAGAAAGAcatcaaatattatttaattagccatagtttttaaaattaattataaattcctttttaaaattaattttaaattcctttttactGGCAGACTCTAATCACTTACAGAAATTTTGGAGTCCCaggaaataattgtttaaaatactacataagaaatttatttttttctctgctgaatTGAAGTGAATTTTTATGCTTATTTACAATTGTTAATCTGTAAGTGTTCATTTTTATCAGTATACTTTAGATAGAGAAGGTTGGTTTTATGCTCTATATtagcattttttctataaaattagtaTAATGATTTTGTTAATTATGCTATACAATGTTGGTCATTGTTCAGGGAACTGTTACTCAGATATAAACTTTCTGTGACTCTGAAGCCTTATAAAGATCTATTTGAcaaattaattcattcttttaaatctaTTTGAGGAACTAATCAAAATTGTGAATATGAAATTAAAAGGAATGCTTGCTGCTACATTGCAGCCTTATTCATGAcagcaaaacttaaaaataaagtgtcaAACCACAGGGAAATAAAGTTATggcatatacatataataaaaaacTTCTCATGTAtgttgataaaataataaaagtattaatttcacatgtaaaaaaacaaattatgcagcattttgaagaacttttaatgacctgtaaaatgactatgataaaatggcaagttaaaaaaaacagaaatccaGATTGCTAAGATACAATATTGGATATTTACACATAAGTTGTAGTGtatgtttaattctcacaacatccatgaaacataaatattttacacCAATAACTTAAAAAAAGCAATGTGGAAACTTGCCTCAATTCTCACAAAACATAAGTGTTATGGggtggtgtgatttttttttctttaaataaaggaGGGATACGTGCAAAGCCTTAGACATGTAGAAAATGCCTACAGAAGGTAAAAACATGCTCATTTATTCTCTCTCCTAACCCTTGGTAACTATAAAATGATTAAGAGACACAAGTTGGTTATTTCTGGAGGAAAGAAAATCTGGACTAAAACCCAGCACAACCAGATATTTGCCTCATTCTTCAAATAAATTCAAAGAGGTGAAGGATATGTGAATTAAGAAATTCcagcttaaaaacaaataattattccGATGATGTGTTTCTATTCCCTTCAAAGGCCAGTAAAAGTCAGTTGTCTTTTTCTGAGTACAAAGTAATATGTAATTTTGAAAGCCTTCTCCTGTTTTTAAGTCTAAAGATGAAAAATCAGGCTGCTGATCACTTACAGAGAAGTGGTTTTTAACCAAGAGTAACTGTGATCCCCACGGGAcatgtggcaatgtctggaggcgCTGCTGGTTCTGCCAATACAGAGGGATGCAACTGACATCCGGTGCATAGAGACGAGGGATGCTGCTGCTAAGCCCTGTACAAGGCACGTCACAgagtcaccccctccccacccgccaCCTCAACTCTGCACACGTACTCACAACAACGCAAATACCAAAATGtgatctgg
This genomic interval carries:
- the LOC105106743 gene encoding olfactory receptor 5L1, with amino-acid sequence MGKENCTTVTEFILLGFSDAPDLRVFLFLVFLVIYGVTVWGNLGMIALIQVSPRLHTPMYFFLSHLSFVDFCYSTVIVPKMLDSIFRDDKTISFLGCAVQFYLFCTCVVTEVILLAVMAYDRFVAVCDPLLYMVTMSRSLCVELVSCCYLCGTVCSLIHLGLALKIPSYRSNVINHFFCDLPPLLSLACSDVTVNRLLLYVVATFNEIITIVIILTSYLFILITILRMPSAEGRSKAFSTCASHLAAIIVFHGTILFIYCRPGSGSSRDADKVATVFYTVVIPMLNPLIYSLRNKDVKEALRKVVNSTILS
- the LOC105094789 gene encoding olfactory receptor 5D16 — protein: MFLAKRNVTAGTTFTLLGFSDYPELQVPLFLVFLAIYSFSVVGNLGMIVIIKINPKLHTPMYFFLSHLSFVDFCYSSIIAPKMLVNLLAEDRTISFSGCMGQFFFFCTFVVTELILFAVMAYDRFVAICNPLLYTVAMSQKLCAMLVAVSYAWGVACSLTLTCSAIRLSFRGFNTINHFFCELSSLLSLSCSDPYLSQLLLFTVATFNEVITLLIILTSYVFIVATTLKMHSAGGHHKVFSTCASHLTAITIFHGTILFLYCVPNSKNSRHTVKVASVFYTVVIPMLNPLIYSLRNKDVKDTVSKIMKMKLFPY